The genomic DNA TTTGATTTGATGAAGTGATATTTGTTTATaatttggttttttttgttatattaattattgataGGAATTGAGGAGGCTGAGCGGCATTGCATCTTGAAGACTCAAGTGGgtgaattatatttttgggAACTATCTGTGAGTACCTCATTCAAttgtaaaatgatatatatatatatgttgtatgAATACAAAATTATATGGAGTACTATTGAAGGAAATATTGTGataatttatgaataaaaatttgGTATGGATATATGAGGTGAGATGGCATGCTTGCAATTGATTATGCTTGTGTTATTGTTTAACTATAGTCATGGGACCACTGGACTTGGCGAATTACAAAAATGGGCGTGATCGGCTGCTGGACCCAACAGAATACAAATGGGGACCTAATCAGCCGCTAATCAGgaggaatacaaatagggctTTGATCAGCCGCTGGAttcggcggaatataaatgggGGTCAGATCGACTTCTGGATTCGGCGGAATAGAAATAGGGATCAGATCGGCCGCTCGGCCCGATGGAATATAAATAGTGGTTAACTCTTACCACTAGAGGTTAATAAACGGCCCctgcttatgagatatggctTTTGAAAGTTAAGAATGATATGAGTTAGAAGTGCGAGGTTATGGTACCGTCTTAACTTGTTGCAAGGAAATGCGACTCTATGACTATATTGGTTGAATGGTGTTATACATTATGTGTTGGGATTGATTGAGATTGGATGTGATGATGGTTGGTCTTGTCTGAATATGTTCTAAATATACTTAATTGCGTGTGGGATGTTAGAGTCTAATCTGTTAAGCGCTTGGATAGTGATTTGCTATGAAACGCTAACTTAATGAGTATTTGATGATTATACGATATTGAGTTGCATTGGATAGTGATTTGCTATGAAACGCTAACTTAATGAGTATTTGATGGTTATACGATATTGAGTTGCATGTCGTGTATGTGATTGCTGGAGCTTGGACACtatgaaatatttgtatatattgtaCATATTGTATGAAATTATTATGTGGTAGTGAATTAAAGGCAGGTTCTAATATTATGGTGGAATTTTATTGATACTTGATTTTTATAAAATGTGGGGATTTGTAAATGTTCGTTTGTgaagtataaaatatttttacggACAGATATTGTTGATTAAAAGTTATTAGTTGATGGATCTGGATGTGGtgtatgttatatatatatatatatatatagttaattaAGTATTAATATTCATTTAATAGTTTATTTTACTTTGGAATTTTGTGCTCGATGAGATGTAACTCACAGTctctgcatatatatttttagatgAGTTAGGAGCTATTTTACACTCAGGAGCCAATTCATGTCAATGCCTTGTCCACCAGGGCTCCGCAACAtttgtttgctttgcttggtcATGGATATCGCCATTGTCAATCTCTGTTATTCTGcggcatcttcttcctctgcttcAGAAACTCATTCCTCAGAGCAGATGTAGTGTCTATAACCCATTTACAGGACAAGAATACTATTATGGTGACAGATCTAGATTCGTAAACTCTAGtcactataatttttttacttagtAATCTCTTTGAATCGATAAATGCATCCATCGCTACTGGTATGGTGCTCATCTTTACGACTCCAAATATAACGTGTCCAATTTTTGTAGGTTAGCAAGGGATTCTTCCTTCAGCATGAAATTCACGGACAAAACCAAAGTTATTAGATGGATCAAGTCCGCAAGGTTCTGGAAAGTCACCATTGGTGAGCAATTGTCATATCAATTGAGCTTGACGGAAGCTCAAGGAAGGTCTGAAGAGCCTTGAGCTCTCTCAAATGAGTGGTTTGGGGACTTCGTCCATTCCTCCCAGCTAGAGGCTTTCCAGATGAAAAAGGCTTTCGATACCCGCTCAAGGCTCTTAATTAAGCCTGTCTAGTTTCAGGACCTTTAAGAAGGATAAAGTTCCCAACTTCATTAGGAACTCCTCCCTCTAATGGACATATCCAGGAGAGGAGATCGATAGAAGCATGTacgcttgcccggcggagggagcATTTCAAGCTTATTGAATTCCCAAGATTACTTGTTAAAGAAGTTATTTTAGTTGCATTGATCTTGGGCACTTCCAAATTAATTAGACCTCCAATAAAATGAGGCAGTTTCTTGACTCTGTACATGTATTACGACAAGTTCAGCTCGAGCTAGTGATGACTTTAATTGCCCAATGAAGTCTGGGAGTTTTCCTAGTTTTTGACAGGACTCCGTTAGAGTCGGCTCAAATTCACAAGGCTTCCAACTGACTCTGCAGTTAGATTAAGATGCAGTAAAAATTGCATAACTGATCTAATTAAATCGCTCAACGATTTCTAGAGTCCAACGATATAGAAATTTAAGACCAAAAGCAACTTATCGGAGTATCACCATTGATACCCACATATACTATTATATGTTTGCATGCATGTTTGTCGAAATATAGAATTTTACATCATCTAATTTTGATTAATCTTAGTTATATATTAATgcatttttaattcaataaagcattaaatttatttatttatttaatgtaaaagAAGTATTTAGTGGAACTAACTCAATATGAAGATTTAAcatgttttatttattgttaacTTGAAAATTATCAATGAATAGTTAATTATGCAATTATAAGCTAATTAGTTAAcactttatattataatatgacTGGAGTTAAGAACTTTTGGGGTGTTAAAATTTAGTTTTCAAACTCAACGTCTCTGCCTCTTGTACTTGTACATCACACATATAGGTAAGTATACACACACTGACGTCGATCGATCCGAATCAAGAAGAACAGAAAGTCAAActcataaattaatataatggCTACAGACTAACCTACATAAAAACTAAACTAGCCAGAATAGATATGGGACTGACAAGGGTCTAGATTTGAATTGTTACAGATCTGCAGCCTGTAACATCCCGAATTTTCGTCGGTTATGCACGTAAATTTCCattgattttataattattttttagagttatcaatttatataatattttatatataaaatatattcaaaGCTTGCTTTCCATGTGTCAGGCTTGAGTGCCATGTGTTATTTCTTCCTTCAATCTACCAGTTGTTTCGTCctgcacacacacatatatgcatacatatatatgtatatttgtttTTAACATTTGATGGCAGAgggtaataaaaaaaaaaaaagggaaaatgtcaaatttgaTCGCGAACCTTTTAACTCTTTTTCTATCTTAGTCATAAACATCTTCTTTGACTGGATTTCGTTCTCAATCTTTTTCACGCTTTATAAGTTCAGTACTTCCGTTCCAAATTCCTTCCATTTTCCCTGACTTGTATATTCGTCAAATGAGAGTGTGCCACGTGCGCGACAGACCAGTGCTATTCTAAATCGATTGTTATAGAGCAAAttagattctttttttaatcagatTCGTAAACCGGACTAAGATATTTTCGGTTCTTTTAAGATTTCAGTCATGGCTTCTCTTTCATAGTCTCACGCACCGACAGATGAAAGAGAAGCCATGACTGATATTCCAAAAGAACCGAAAATATTTTAATCCAATTTACGAATCTGATTAAAATAAGAATCGAATTTGCTCTATAACAACCAATTTAGAGTAGCAGTGATTTGTCGCGCACGTGGCGCACTCTCATTTGATAAATATACAAGTCAGACAAAATGGATGGAATTTTAGACGGAATGACTGAACTCATACCATAcgaaaaagattgaggacgaaatttagcaaaaaaaaatatttatgactAAGGTTGAGGACGAAATTTGATcattttcctaaaaaaaaaaaaaagaccagGAGGGGAACGGACCGGCTCGGGGAAGgcggaagagagagagaagaacaAGGCTGAGTGGAAGAGGGGACTGCCGGaactcttctttcttttccggGCAGCCCAAGTGATCATGAAAACGAGAGAAAGCGTGCACATGAAAGGCAAGGAACCAAAGTTGAAATTTGTTTCCTTTATGGGGGAGCTTGACGGATGGAGGTGGGGTATAAGGCagaaatgaaaaaggaaaaaaaaaaggggatcGGAGCTTGGGTTTTCTTGGGGTAGATCGACTGATTAATGGAAAACGAGAGAAAAAGCAATTTATGGAATAAGAGTGGAGGGAGGACAAGAACAAAGAAATGTTGGAGGTCGGTTCTGCTTCAAAGAACTGAGTGACAGGTCGGGAGGAGTCCTTATCTGCTAGCAGATGGTGCGTATGCTGTTCCCCTTCAGTTTATTTTCcctttgtacatttattttaatgtcTGCTGTAGATTATTTGGGTAAGACCAGAGAAGAAGGtgtaagaatatattatatatttataaaattaaagaaataatcTCTTAATTAAGCGGTTCTCATGTCATACAATATATTTCGTGATTTGAGTGAAATATTTCATATCTCGTGAATTATAGTTAATATCTTTTTGATAAGAGgatatataaggaaataatattttaaggGATCTCTAGCTCCGCTTAGTTAAATGGCCTGTGTCTCTAGCCATCTAGACGTCTCATACGGAGATGTTAGGAGTTAGAAGACACTTTCAATCTTATCTGTTTTACAGGTCTATCGCGTGATGTGTGGAAATCATCGATGTAATCAAGGTAATGGATAGAGATCAGTTTATTTCACTGTATAATTTATTGCTATtagattaaaaattaatcttaTAGTTAGTATCAAAGCCAACCTTCATGCTATGGTTGGTGCTATAGTTGTGCTTGATGATTTTATAATATCATGCAATTAGGGTTTACGATTTACCAGTCGATTAAGATTGATTAGATTTGATTCTTGCAATTAGGGTTTCAATTATAGCAATTGTTGCTTGTTTTCTGTGAATAATCTGAATTCGACCTTAATCAAGCTGGATTAGGGTTAATTAAAGCAAATTAGGGTCGAATTAGGGTTTTCCAAGGAGTAGGCAGGCCGCGGCTAGCCCCAGGGAGGCCGAAGGAGGCGGCCAACCGCCACCCCAGTCGGTATTCCAAAGCGATTGGAGGCGAATCGAACCCAGACCAGAACTCATCGTGGTCTGCAACCTCGCTTTGTGGCTCGTGAGGCATAATCGCGGCCAAGTGAGGATCGGCAGCCGCGACTAAGGGACCTCGGGTATTTGATTGCGCCCGCCACCGTGTCGGAATCGAGCCACGATGTAGTGGATCGGTAGCAAGTCGTTCGATTGCTGCTTCAATGAGTCGGAATCGACTCATAGCTCTCGGCCCAAGCTCCCTGCTCCAGAGCCTCCGCTGCGCCTATCGATCTTCCCCAAGCCCTTATAGAGCAATCTGCCATCCAGCTTGACCCCGATGGTCACGGCCGGAGGCGGCACAGTCATCGTCGTCACTGTGGAACGGCCGTGACCCATGGCAATTGCACGGGGCCGAGTGGGGCTACGGGCGGCAGGTGGTGACGCTAGGGTTCGCGGACTTGAAGTGAGGAGTCGGGCGGAGAAGGTGAAGTTGACTTGACCCGAGTCTATTTCGGTTTCGCCCGATCCAATCTCGGCCCGCTCCAGCTTTAGTCCGACCTGAATTAGtgtttgggtttcggcccaaCTGAACTGGTTCGACCCACTTCAGTCCTTTTGGGCTAGGCTTAGGTTCCAGCCCATTAAGTCAAGCCTGGTCCAGTGGACTGTCTTGACCGGTTCAGCGACCAGTTTGACCAGTTCAGGTAACTCTGATCGGTTATGACTGGTTCGGTTATTTCTTGGTCCGATTTGATGCTATGTAGTGTGGTTTTAAGGATATAGGAGTAGCCAAAGCACCCTATATAAGGCAAACCATGCATAGTTAAACTACATCATAGTTATTGGCATCAAATTGTAATCGAGTCGTGAGATTAATCACTTTGTCCTAAAGGGTAGTTATTAGTCTTGGAATTTAGATTAGTTTGAGAAGGTAAATTTTGGTATTATGGTGGGATTGTGTTATGCCCAAAGGATTGAAGAATAGTTTCATCGTAATTATCAAATTTGCTTGTCTCATTAGTAAATACATGCATTTTTGCGGCCTATCCCCAAAGGGAGGAGTAATTTACTATATATggttatttcttattttgcaGAGCATTTAATTGATGCCCTTGATTTTTGCAGCACTTCCTCAATCTGTTCTTGAAAATATTGCTTATGTTCCTATACTTGATGGACAAAATTTTTCTGACTGGAAGGAGTCAGTTCTTTTCACTCTGGGGTACATGGACCTAGACTATGTGCTCCATGAGGAGGAGCCACTTGCTCCCACGGATATAGATATGCTTGGGGTTAAGGAGAAGTATGAGTGGTGGGAGAAATTCAACCGCTTAAGCCTCGTGCTCATGAAGTCCCGTGTGAATAAAAGTATACAGGGAGCTGTTGGTGAGGTGACCAAGGTTAAGGATTTTTTGAAGGCAATTAAGGAACAATTTGCCAAATCAGATAAGACCTTGGCAAGTACCCTAATGAAGAGACTGACTAGCAAGACCTTCGACAATTCAAAAGGTGTGCGTGCACATATTACGAAAATGAGAGACTTAGTAgcttaactcaacacactaaatgtgcgtttggttttagagttaaagtaactttgattttgattttgattttgattgtggaaaaggacaaatgagataagattataaatttaacttgaaaaacgtgtgtttttgttgtttagtatgttgagttaaagttaaagttaaaatttttgacttaggaaatgtgtgtttttgttgtgtagtatgttgagttaaaattaaagttttctGATTGTGAATCCAAACAAGACTTAAAGATTGATATCTCTGGGCCATTTTTTGTTCACTTAATTCTCAACTCCTTGCCAGCTGAGTATGGACCTTTCAAGATCTCCTACAACACACATAAAGAGGAGTGGTCTATTACAGAACTCTTGACCATGTGTGTTCAAGAGGAGGAGAGGATGAAGCAGGACAAGGTTAAAGTTGCCTATCTAGCTACCCATCCAAAGTGTAAGGGCAAGAAGGATCATGGGAAGAGGCAGTATAAGGTGCCACCTAAGACGGATGGCAGTAATGTGAAGTGCTTCTTCTGCAAGACTGATGGACATGTAAAGAAAGATTATCATAAATATAAGAAGTGGCTTGAAAAGAGAGGTATCTCAATTTCCTTAGTATGTCATGAATCATTTTTCGTTGAAACTCTTAAAAATACATGGTGGATTAACTCCAATTCTTCAATTCATATTGTGAATACCATGCAGGGCTTTCTCAACCTAAGGAATCTGACGGAAGGTGAGAGGTTCGTCTACTTAGGGAATAAGAGACACTCTCAAGTCGTTGGAGTTGTGACATTTGGGATAATACTGTCTTCGGGATATGCTTTAGATTTGAATAATGTCTTTTACATTCCAGACTTTTCtagaaatttgatttctatTTTCAAACTGGTTGTATTTGACTACATGTTTTTATTTGAgaataaattgataatttttagAAATGATTCTGAGATTAGTAGTGGTACCATGATCAATAATCTCTTTAAAGTTGATTTACATCCCAACTTtgagtaaaattatttatgtgtGTATGCAACTGCTGGtattaaaagaaatattgTGGATGAAAATTGCTCTCTACTTTGGCATAAGGGGTTGTGACATATCTCTTTAGAGAGGATTAAGAGATTGGCAAAAGAAGGAGTCCTAAACACTGGACGACATCGATTTTAAGACTTGTGTGGATTGCATAACGGGAAAGCAAACCAACAAGACATTCAAGGGTTCTTGAAGGAGTTCTGAGCTTCTCGAAATCATACATACTGATATATGTGGTTCATTTCCTACTCCCTGTTTTAATGGTCAGAGATATTTTATCTCATTCATTAATGATCATTTCAGATATATGTATCTTTATCTTCTAAATGAAAAGGCGGAAGCTCTTGATGCTTTGAAATCATTTAAGGCAGAAGTAGAAAAACAGAAAGACAAGAAAATTAAGATAGTTAGATCTGATAAGGGTAGGGAGTACTACGGACGGTAAACTGAGAATGGACAAATGAGTGGTCCATTTGCGAAATTCCTCGAAAGTGAAGGTATGATTTCTCAATACACAATGCCTGGCACACTACTACAAAATGGTCTTGCTGAAAGGAGTAATATAACACTTATGGATATGGTAAGAAGCATGATTGCCCATTCTGAGTTGCCATTGTCATTACGGAGTGAAGCTTTAAATACCACTGTGTATATATTGAATAGGGTTCCTACCAAGGCAGTCCCTAAAATACCTTTTGAGATCTGGTGCGGTTGGAAACCTAGTCTGAATCATTTACACGTATGGGGTTGTCCTGCTGAAGTAATATTGTATAATCCTTACATAAAGAAATTGGACACAAGGACTATTAGTGGTTTTTTCATTGGCTACTCCATAAATTCGAAGGGTTTCAGGTTCTATTGCCTTTCACATAGTCCCCGAATTGTTGAATCAAATAATGCAAGGTTTCTTGAGGATGTTGAACCTAGTGGGAGTAATGGTACTTGAACTATTGAGTTTGAATAAGCTCGAGAAAGTGTTTTGGTACCTACAATCCCTTTGGTTGTATTAAGGCATAATCGATCGGTCGATCATAGAGAGCAACCATATCAGGAACAAACTGCTCCTGCTGAAGTTATGGTTCAACCAGAAGAGCCAACTACTTCTATTCGGGGCACTAAACAAGTTGATTTAAGGAGATCCTCAAGAATTAGGAGATCTGCTATTTCTGATAACTATATTATATACCTCGTGGAGTCTGACTTTGATGTTGGACCTAAGGAAGACCCCGCAACGTTTTCACAGTCCATGAGTGAGGATAACTCCTCATTTTGATTAGATGCCATGAATGATGAGTTAGATTCTATGGCTAAGAATGGAGTCTGGGATCTCGTTGAATTACCAGAAGGGGCGGTAGCAATTGGCTGCAAATGGGTGTATGAAACCAAAAGAGATGCTTTTAGTAATGTCGAACGATATAAGGCTAGACTTGTCGCCAAGGGTTTTACTAAAAAGGAAGGTATTAATTACCATGAGACATTCTCTCCGGtttctaagaaggactcgctCAGGATAATTATGGCATTGGTGGCTCATCTGGACTTAGAGTGGCACCAGATGGATGTGAAAACGACTTTTCTTAATGGGGATCTTGATGAAGAGGTGTACATGAAACAACCTGAAGGGTTTAATGATGATAGTCATAAAGTGTGCAGGTTAAAGAAATCTATATATGGACTAAAAGAAGTATCTTGCCAATGGTATCTAAAGTTTCACAAGGTCATCACTTCATTTAGATTTTCTGAGAACCTTGTTGATCAATGTATATACCTTAAGGTCAATGGGAGTAAGTTTATTTTCTTAGTCctatatgtagatgacatactcCTTGCAAGCAGTGACTTAGCTCTGCTGGAAGAGACTAAGCAGTTTCTCTCtgctaattttgaaatgaagGATATAGGTGAAGCTTTTTATGTCATTGGCATAAAAATTTACAGAAATAGGAAACAAAGAACTTTAGGACCGTCTCAAAAAGCCTACATTGAAAAGATATTGCAGAGATTCGGTATGAAAGACTGTCGATCCTCTCCAGCCCTATAATCAAAGGGGATAAATTCAATAATGACCAGTCACCTAAGGATGAGTTAGAACTTGAGCAGATGAAGAACATCCCATATGCATCCACAGTTGGGAGTTTAATGTGTGCTCAGGTCTGCACGAGACTTGACATATGTTTGGCAGTTGGATTCTTGGGACGTTATCGAAGTAATCCTGGGATTCGACATTGGGTTGCTGCAAAGAAAGTGATGAAGTATCTTTAGGGAACCAAGGACTACTGATTTACCTACAGGTATATCGACCATTTGAGGGTAGTTAGTTATTCGGATGTTGACTTTGCCGGATGTGTAGATTCCATAAAATCTACTTCAGGATATGTGTTCCTTCTTGTTGGAGGAGCCATTTGCTGGAGGAGTATCAATCTAATATGGAGGCAGAGTTTATTGTGTGTTATGAAGCCACAACACAGGCACTATGGTTGAAGAATTTCATAAGTGGTCTTCAAGTTGTCGATACCATACAAAGACCAATCCAGATCTATTGTGATAACACAACTGCAGTGCTCTTCTCTAAGAATAATAAAAGTGGCAGCAAAAGTAAACATATTGATATTAAGTACCACAGTGTGAGTTAATATATTAAGAAAGGGGTGGTGATTATTGAACACACCAATACGGATGCTATGATTGCAGATTCATTGACCAAAGGTTTACCGGTAAAACAGTTCACTGGTCATGTTGGATGTATGAGCCTATAGGCAATGTAGTTTTTCTTGATGTACATTGGATAATTATGTAttacttttgttattttagataataaaattgaattctATTTCCCATCAGTTGCGCAAACAAAGTATTGAATTCATTGGGATATAAATTAGGACCCATGTAACTTATTTTAAGTTGCCAATTTTCCCTAAAGTGCTTATTTTGGGAGTGTTATGCATCTTGACACATGGATGTGAAGTACTCTCTTACCAGGTATCACCGCCATGGTTCGTGTGTAGCATTCTCAATGTAAGTGGGAGGTTTTCATAGTTCAGGAAATATCAATTTTGGCTAAATAAAGTTTATCACTCATAAATATTTGTCTTAGGGCCAAGTGGGAgaatgtaataatatattatatatttacatatttaagaaaataatctcTCAATTAGGTGGCCTTCATGTCACACAATATATTCCGTGATTTGATTgagatatttcatatattgtgGATTACAGTTAATATCATTTTGATGGGATgatatataaggaaataatattttgaggggtCCCTCGCTCCGCCTAGTTAAAGGACTTATATCTCTATCTAGACGTCCCATACGGAGAGATTATGAGCTAGAAGACACTTTCAGTCTTATATGTTTTACAGGTCTATCGCGAGATGTGTGGAAATCATCGACGTCATCAAGGCAATGGCTGGAGGTCGGTTTATTCCGCGGCGTAATTTATTGCTATtagattaaaaattaatcttaGAGAAGGAAGAGTAGGACGAGACAGACAAGGAAAGGATACAGACAGAGATAGGTTAAAGGCTGCAAAGGATCGTCGTAACAAGAAGTACTATAATATTGATATTTGATCCTGAATTTTGGGGTTGGATTTCTAATTTATACTTATTTTTCTAGTAATTAGGAGAATGTGATTTAGgtatatgaataaatgatGTTCTATGACTACTAGCAGCTGTCTTCTAATTGTGATGGAGAGTTATTGGTGGAGAAGATGAATCTATTGCTTCGGTGGTCATAGGGGGTGCTGCTTTCTGTTTCGAGAGTTAAAGAGTATACAGCGGATCTCATGAATGCTTATGAAAAGTCTTCCTCGACTAAGTGTTCTCTTGTTACTTTTTAGATTATATTATTGGTCAATAAGAAAGATCCTATACATGATTGAGTTTTgattacaattaatttaatctttcATGATATCCTctctctttaatttaattggttAGTTAGTAGTATGTTCCTATATTTTAAGTGTAATATATTGAATGTCATTAATGCTAACTACTCTTTTAAGTTGATCCAAAAGAGAACAGGTGCCAGCCCTTTGTTACAGGTTCAATTTCTGAATTTCTAATTTGATCAAGACCGTGACAGGTATCTGATTTATTTTAACTTACGAAAGAACTACGTGGGCTCTGATTATTGGTAAAACGAGATACTG from Punica granatum isolate Tunisia-2019 chromosome 2, ASM765513v2, whole genome shotgun sequence includes the following:
- the LOC116194814 gene encoding uncharacterized protein LOC116194814; the protein is MVYRVMCGNHRCNQALPQSVLENIAYVPILDGQNFSDWKESVLFTLGYMDLDYVLHEEEPLAPTDIDMLGVKEKYEWWEKFNRLSLVLMKSRVNKSIQGAVGEVTKVKDFLKAIKEQFAKSDKTLASTLMKRLTSKTFDNSKAEYGPFKISYNTHKEEWSITELLTMCVQEEERMKQDKVKVAYLATHPKCKGKKDHGKRQYKVPPKTDGSNVKCFFCKTDGHVKKDYHKYKKWLEKRGLSQPKESDGR